TACCGGCGCCTGCGCGTGGAATGGGGGGTACGGACCTGCGCACCCGTGGTCGAGGGCACGGCCATCGGGCTCGACCTGGACCGCCAGCCGCTGCGCATCCTGGGCGTGGACCCGCTGGCGGAGGGCCCATTCCGCGACCACCTCGATGGTCGCTCGCTGGGAGCGGGCGGGCTCGCGCAGCTCCTCACCCGACCCGACGGGGTGCTGATGGGCGCAGGCATGGCCGAGCGCTACCGGCTGACCCTTGGCAGTCCCCTGCGCCTCCAAGTCGGCGATCGTTTCTTGACGCTGAGTGTCCTCGGCTTGATCACGCCCGGGGACGAAGCCGGCCCCCAGGCCCTCGACGGCCTCATCCTCATGGACGTGGGAGCAGTGCAGAAGCTCCTCGGTCAAGTAGGCCGCCTGTCCCGCATCGACCTCAGCGTCACCGCGGGCGAGGCCGAGCGGCTCGCGGCCCTGCTTCCGCCCGGAGTGCGCCTGGCCCCCGCCCACGAGCAATCGGACACCGTGGGCCAGCTCACCGCCGCCTTTCGGCTCAACCTCACCGCCCTCAGCCTGCTGGCCTTGGTGGTGGGCATGTTCCTGATCTACAACACCGTCCTTTTCAGCGTGGTGCAACGCCGCCCGGTGATAGGAACATTGCGCATCCTGGGCGCGACCGGGGGCCAGGTCTTCACCCTCATCCTCGCGGAGGCGGCGACCGCCTCCGCGGCGGGAACGGTCTTAGGCCTGGGCCTGGGCTGGGTCCTCGGCCAGGGGGCGGTCCGGCTGGTGACGCGGACGATCAACGACCTCTACTACGTGCTGGCGGTGGTGGATGCGCCGCTCACCCTGGGGGTCGTCCTGGAGGGCATCGGCCTCGGCGTGGGGGCCGGCCTGCTGGCCGCCCTGGCCCCCGCCTGGGAAGCTGCGCGGGTGGAGCCCGTGGCCGCCCTCCGGCCGAGCACTCTCGAGGGCAAATCGCGTCGATTGCTGCCCTGGGTCAGCGGAGCGGGCTGTCTTCTCGTCCTGGGGGGGGCCGCCACCCTGGCCGCCCTCCCCCGCTCTCTCCTCGCAAGCTTTGGCGGCCTTTTCGGCATCGTCCTCGGCCTGGCCCTACTCGCTCCCGCCGCCACCGTCGGGCTCATGCGCGTCGCGGGGCCCGCGGCCTCGGCCTTGGTCGGGCCCCTCGGCCGCCTGGCCGCGGGTACGGTGACGAAGGCGGTGAGCCGAACGGGCGTGGCCATCGCGGCTTTGATGGTGGCCGTCTCCGCAACCATCGGGGTGAGCCTGATGATCGCCAGCTTCCGGTCCACCGTACAGGACTGGCTGAACACGACGCTGCGGGCCGACATCTACGTCGGCTCCCCCGCCGCCGGCGGAGCGCGCAACGAGCGGACCCTCTCCGCGGACGTGCCAGCGCGGGTGGCGGCGGTGCCGGGGGTGGTCGCGGTTGAGACCCTCCGCTCCGCGCGCGTGGCGAGCCCCCAGGGCGAGGTCCAGCTCGCGGTCCTGGACTCCCGCCGCGAGCGCGGCCGTGCCTTCTATCGGTTCACGGAGGGTGACCCCGCCACCACCTGGGCCCGGTTGGGGGAGGGGGCGGTGATCGTGAGCGAGCCCTTTGCCTACCGTCGCCAGATTCCACCCCACGGCGGCAGCCTCGTCCTCAACACGGACGCGGGCGCACACACCTTCCCCGTGGCCGGGATCTACTACGACTATGCGAGCGAGCAGGGCACCGTGCTCATGAGCCGGTCCGTCTACGAGCGCTTCTGGGACGACCGGGGCGTCTCGTCCTTAGCCGTGTACGTGGCCGAAGGCCGATCGGCCGACGCCGTGGCCGACGCCCTGCGGGCCGCCCTCGCCGGCACCGCCCTCCAGGTGACCCCGAACCGCTCCCTGCGCACCCAAGCCCTCAAGGTCTTCGATCGGACGTTCACCGTCACCCGATCCCTGCGCGTGCTGGCGGTGGTGGTGGCCTTCATCGGAGTTTGGAGCGCGCTTCTGGCCCTCCAGGTCGAGCGCACGCGGGAGCTGGCCACCCTCCAGGTCCTGGGCCTCACCCCCGGCCAGCTCTGGGGTCTCACCCTCTTGGAGACCGGCCTCATGGGCGGGGCGGCGGGGCTGTTGTCGCTACCCACGGGAACTCTCCTGGCCCTCATCCTGGTCGACGTGATCAATGTCCGCTCGTTCGGCTGGACCATGCGGCTGACTCTCGAGCCCGGCATCTTCGTGGAGGCGGTCGCGGTGAGCGTGCTCGCCGCCCTGCTGGCTGCGGTCTACCCCCTCCGGCGGCTACAGCGGATACCCCTGGCCGCGGCCCTGAGGCAGGAATGAGGCGGGCCCTCCTGGCCACGCTCGCGGTGGTGGGCCTGGGCGGGCTTTGGGCCTGGGTCTGGCGCGCGCCCGCCAGGGAAAGCCGGGCGCCTAGCATCCGCATGGCTCCCGACCCAGCCCCCGTAACCTTCGAGCGCGCGATTCGCCCGCGCCCGTTCCTCCTGCCCCAGGACCACGGCCCTCACTACGACTATCAAACTGAGTGGTGGTACTACACCGGCAACCTGAGGACGGAAGACGGCCGGCCTTTTGGCTATCAGCTCACGTTCTTTCGCCGCGGGCTCCTTCCCGGGGCTCCTCCCCCGGGCCCGGGCCTGGCCACCAACCAGCTCTACCTTGCCCACCTCGCGGTCACCGACGTCACCGCCGCGACCCACGTTTTCCGGGAGCGCTTCAGCCGCGGGGCCGCCGGCCTGGCCGGAGCGGCGGGCGCTCCTTTCGAGGTGTGGCTGGAGGACTGGCGGGCAGAGGCGGTGGACGCCACGGGGAGTGACGTGCATCTCCGAGCGCGCGACGCCGGCTTGGCCCTCGACCTCGACCTCAAAGCCGCCAAGCCGCTCATCACCTACGGCGACCGCGGCTTGTCCCCCAAGGGGGAGGAGCCGGGCAACGCCTCTTACTATGTCGGCTACCCGCGCCTTCACACGCGCGGCACGATCGGCAGCGGGGGGGCCCCCGCCGACGTCGAGGGTGAGAGCTGGTTTGACCACGAGTGGAGCACGAGCGCATTGGGCCCCCAGGCGGTGGGCTGGGATTGGTTCAGCCTTCAGCTGAGCGACGGCCGCGAGGTGATGCTGTTCTCCATCCGGCGCCAAGACGGAACCTTGGAGCCGGTCTCGGGAGGAACCCTCGTCGACCCGGAGGGGCGCACCCGCCACCTGGGGGCGGGCGACTTCCAGGTAGAGGTAAAGAGCAGGTGGCAGAGCCCAGAGAGCAGAGCCGTCTATCCCTTGCGCTGGGACGTGACCATCCCCTCCACCGGGATGCGCCTCCGGGTGGAGCCCTGGCTCGAAGACCAGGAGATGCGCACGTCGTTCACATACTGGGAGGGTGCGGTCCGCGTCACGGGATCCCAGGGCGGCGCACCCCTGACCGGCCATGGCTATGCGGAGCTCACCGGCTACGCGCGCAGCATGCGAGTCCTGTTCTAGCCCATTTGCCTCCGCGGCGGTCTCCTGAAAAAATGACGCCATGATCGACGAGACCTTGCCCCTGGGCGGCGCGGCCGCGGCCGCGGTGGCGAAGGCCGCGGCGGAGGCGGTGGCCGCGGCGAGCCTGGTGGAGGGTTTCACCCCCGACCGTCTCCGGCAGCTACACCACGCGCTCCTCCTGCCCCGCATGATCGAGGAGAAGATGCTGCTCCTCGTTCGCCAGGGCAAGCTCTCCAAGTGGTTCTCGGGAATCGGCCAGGAGGCGATCGCCACCGGCGTGGTCACGGCGCTGGAGCCCGAGGACACCATCCTCCCCCTGCACCGAAATCTGGGAGTCTTCACCGGGCGCGACCTGGAGCTGGGCCGGCTCTTCCGCCAGCTCCTGGGCAAGGAGGGCGGCTTCACCAAGGGCCGCGACCGCACGTTTCATTTCGGGCATCTGGAGAAGAGGATCGTGGGCATGATCAGCCACCTGGGGGCCATGCTCCCGGTGGCGGACGGCCTGGCTCTGGCCGCCCGGCTGCGGGGCGAGAAGCGCGTAGTGGCCGCGTTCAGCGGCGATGGCGGCACCAGCGAGGGCGACTTCCACGAGGCGCTGAACCTGGCCGCGGTCTGGAAGCTTCCCGTTCTCTTCGTCATCGAGAACAACCAGTACGGTCTCTCCACCCCCGCCCACGAGCAATACGCCTGCCGGCATCTCGCCGACCGGGGCCTAGGCTACGGGATGCCGGGCATCGTGGTGGACGGGAACGACCTCCTGGCCGTGCACCGCGCGGTCACGCGAGCGGCCGAGCGCGCCCGCCGCGGCGACGGGCCGACGCTCCTCGAATGCAAGACCTTCCGCATGCGGGGCCACGAGGAGGCCTCGGGCACCGACTACGTGCCCCCGGAGCTCGTGGCGGAGTGGGCGCAGAAGGATCCCGTGGGCCGCTACCAGAAGTTCCTCGTCGCGCACGGCGTCCTCTCCACGGAGGAAGTCGAGCGCGTCCGCGGCGCCCACAAAGCCCGCATCGATGCCGCGGTGGAGGAGGCCCTTTCCGCCCCCGATCCCACCTCCGCCGCGGCCGAGGAGCAGAAGGATGTCTTCGCGCCCAGCCTGCTTGAACCCCGCCCCCCCCGCCCGGAGGACGAGGCGGGAGCCCCCGAGCTGCGCTACGTGGACGCCATCCGCGACGGGCTGCGAGTGGCCATGCAGCGCAACTCCGACGTCATCCTCCTCGGGCAGGACATCGCGGAGTACGGCGGCGTCTTCAAGGTGACGGAAGGCTTCGTCGAGGAGTTCGGCAAGGCCCGGGTGCGGAACACCCCCATCATCGAATCGGCGGCCTTGGGCGCCGCGTTGGGCCTGGCCTTGGACGGCTTCCGGCCCATGGTGGAGATGCAGTTCGGGGACTTCATCACCTGCGGCTTCAACCAGATCGTGAACAACCTCGCCAAGACTCATTACCGCTGGGGGGGGCGGGTGGCGGTAGTGGTGCGGGCCCCGGTGGGCGGGGGGGTGGGCGCCGGCCCGTTTCACTCGCAGAACGTGGAGTCGTGGTTCACGGCCGTGGCTGGACTCAAAGTCCTGGCTCCGGCCACCCCCTACGACGCCAAGGGCCTGCTCCTGGCCGCCTTCGAGGAGGGCAACCCGGTTCTCTTCCTCGAGCACAAGGCCCTCTACCGCTCGGCCCGGGGCGCGGTTCCCGAAGGCTTTTATTCCCTGCCCATCGGCCAAGCTCGAATTGCCCGCGCCGGGCGTGACGCCACAGTGGTGACCTACGGTGTGGGGGTTACCTGGGCGCTGGAAGCGGCCGCCGCCCTGGCCGCGGAGGGCAAGGAGCTCGAGGTCGTAGACCTCCGGTCTCTAATGCCCTGGGACACCGAGACCACCATCCGCTCCGTGGCCAAGACGAGCCGGGCCTTGGTCCTGCACGAAGCCCCCGTGACCGGAGGCTTCGGGGCAGAGATCGCCGCGACCCTGAGCAGGGAGGCCTTCGAGTGGCTCGATGCGCCGGTGGCGCGGCTGGGCGCTCTCGACACCCCCGTGCCCTTCAGCCGGAGCCTGGAAAGGATCTTCTCCCCCCACGGCCGGCTCCTCGACGCCCTGCGCGAGCTGCTCGCCTATTAGCTCGGGCGGGCGGTGCCGCCCCGCGCATACCGGGTAGAATCACGCGCATCCGCCCCTGGAGCGGGAGGGAGCATGCTCAGATTTCACTCCGCCGCCGGAGGGTGGCCCCGGGCCGCGGCCGCCCTCCTGCCCGTTCTCTTCGGCGCCTGCACCCGGCCCGAGCCTCCCCCGAGCCTCCGCCTCGTCGACCTTTACCGGCCAACCCAGGTGGAGGGTCGAGTGGCGGAGGGCGTCCTAACGCGAGCCCGGACCGAGTGGCGGTTTGACGGCCCGAGCCCGCCCGAGCCGGGAAGGCTCCCGTTGACCCGGGGATGGGAGGCCGGACCCGGCACCGCGGACCTCGTCCTGGGCGAGGGCCGCCTCGTCGGCCGCGCTACCGACGACCATCCCATCCTCCACCTCGAGCGCACGAGCGGACTCGAGGACAAGGACCTGCTGCACGAGGTCCAGATTCGCCTGCGCGTCTCCGCCGGCAACGAGCTGGCCTTCACCTACCGTGAGACGGAGAAGGTCGACCTGGGCGAGGTTGCGACCCGCGTGCGCCAGCTTCCCTGGCGCCTCACCTCCCCCATCATCCCGGGGGCAGAGACGAGGACGTATGTGCTCGACGCCCGGCGCCTCCCCGCCCCCCCGTCCTCGGCCGACATCCGCCACCTCCTCATCCTGCCCACCAACGCGCGGGGGGCGCGTTTCGAGATCGAGTCGGTGCGGCTGGTCTTCCGCCGGGAGCACTTGGCGGAGGTCCCTTCCGGCGTGGGGTGGCAGGGGCTCTCGGGAATTTACCGCGAGACCCTTGTCTCGCGAAGCCCGGAGACCATCCGCGTGAGCCTGCGCCTTCCCGCGCAGCCGCGGCTCGAGCTGGCCCTCGGCACCGTCGACGACGGACCCGTGACCTTCCGCGTGGGCCTCCGCCGCCCCCGCCGCGCGCGGGAGGACACCCTCCTCGAGCGGACGGTGACCACGCCCCAGCGCTGGGAAGATGCCTCCCTGGACCTCTCGTCCTTCGCGGGCGAGGAGGTGAGCCTCTCCCTTTCCCTCGCCGCCGAGGGGAAGGGGGTCCTGGGGCTTTGGGGGACGCCCATCGTGCGCAGCCTGGGCGCGCGGCCCCCGGCGGCCACGAACCGGAGGCTGGCCGGCCCGCCCCCCCAAGGCGTGATCCTGATTTGGGCCGACACCCTCCGTCGAGACCACCTGGGGGTCTACGGCTACGGGCGCGCGACCACTCCGATCCTGGACGCCGTGGCCCGGGAGGGGACCCTCTTTCGTGACTGCGTGGGTCAGGCCACCTGGACCAAGGTCGCGACCCCTTCCCTCATGACCTCCCTCTACCCCACCTCCCACGGAGTGAAGGAGTTCTCGGACCGTCTACCCAGCGCGGCGCGGACGATCGCCGAGGTCTACCGCGAGGCCGGGTACGCCACCTTGTCCTTCTCGTCCATCATGTTCACGGGTCGGTTCACTAATCTCCACAAGGGCTTCGAGGTGGTCCACGAGGACAGCTCCCTGCCTGACAGAGAGTCGAGCAAGACGGCCCGAGAGTACGTGGACCGGCTTCTCCCCTGGTTGGAGGCGCACCGCGACGTCCCCTTCTTCGTTTTTCTCCACGTTTCCGATCCCCACGATCCCTACCGCCCCTACCCTCCCTACGACTCCCTGTGGGCCGACCCCGCCTGGCGGGGCGAGCACGAGCGCCAGGCCAAGGAGGTGCAGAAGTTCATCGCGGACCCCTTGCTGAAGCTCTTTGGCATGCCCACCTGGGCAGAGCTCGAGAGGGCAAGGCTCGATCCCAAGGTCTGGGCGGCCCGCGACCGCGACTGGTACGACGGGTCGATCCGGGGGATGGACGCAGAGATCGGTCGTCTCCGCCAGCGTCTTGAGGCCCTGGGCCTAGCCGAGAAGACCCTCCTCGTCTTCACGGGGGACCACGGTGAGGAGTTCCTCGAGCACGGCCGGACCTTCCACGGCCAGAGCGCCTACGGAGAGCTGACGGGCGTGCCCCTGATCCTCTGGGGTCCGGGGAGGGTGCCCTCCGGCCAGGTGGTGGCGGACACCGTGCGCACGATCGACATCATGCCCACCCTGCTCGAGATCAGCCGCCTTCCCATCCCCGCCCCCGCACAAGGCGAGAGCCTCGTCCCCCTCTTGACCCTCAAGACGCCGGCCGGGGGCGGCAGCCTGCGCGCGGACGGTGGTCTCCTCCCCGGCCGAGGGCGCCCCGCGGTCTCGGAGAAGGCGTCGACCGTCGACGCCGGCGGCCCGGCCCCCCGCGACACCGAGTCGTTCGCCATCGTTTCCGACGGCTGGAAGTTGATCCACAACACGAAGCGCCATCAGGGGGACCCGGAATTTGAGCTCTACCGCCACGACCAGGACCCCCTCGATCAAGCGGACCTCTCCGCCGAGCATCCCGAGCTGGTAGCACGACTGGCGCACGACCTTCAGGCCTGGCAGTCCCGGGCCGCGCGAGCCCGCCTGAAGCCGGACGAGGCCTCCGCGCAGACCATGAGCAAGGAGGACCTCGAGCGCCTACGGAGCCTGGGCTACATCCAGTAGGGGCGCGCCTCTGCCCTCAAGGCTCCGTCCCCGGGTAGAGAGCCAGGAACTCCCGCAGGCGTGGATCCTCGCGGGAGAGAGGGGGTAGATACTCCCGCCCGCCGGCCCGAGCCCGACGGTAGGCTAGAATCGACAAGGAATACGGCCGGCAGGAGGTCTCATGCCCGACGACGCACCCAAGAGCAGCTTCGAGTTGGCCATGGAGCGCCTCCGGAAAAAGGACCGCGAGACCGGGGTCGAAGAGCGCTCCTTGAGCGCGGAACAGCGGGCCGCCATCGCCGACGTGCGGAAAATATACGAAGCCAAACTGGCGGAGCGAGAGATCCTCTACCACTCGTCGCTACGAAAGGCTCGCGATCCGGAGGCGGCGTCCGTTTTGGAAGAGGAGTACCGTCGGGATCGGGAGCGGATCAACTCCGAGCGCGACCGTAAGCTCGAAGAAGCCCGGCATCTCTGAGCCGAGCGGCGCCCTTCAGGGGCGCCGCGCCTCGCCACTCAACGCAATGAGGCGTTTCGGCGCGACCTGTCGCCAGGCCTACTCCAGAACCTCGCGAAGCTTGGGGGCGCGGACCCTCTTCTTGGGAGGCGTGCGTCCACGGGCGCGGCTCACCTCGAACTCGGACGGGTTAGCAGCGGGACGGGAACTAGGGACACTACGGA
The Vicinamibacteria bacterium DNA segment above includes these coding regions:
- a CDS encoding lipocalin-like domain-containing protein, whose product is MRRALLATLAVVGLGGLWAWVWRAPARESRAPSIRMAPDPAPVTFERAIRPRPFLLPQDHGPHYDYQTEWWYYTGNLRTEDGRPFGYQLTFFRRGLLPGAPPPGPGLATNQLYLAHLAVTDVTAATHVFRERFSRGAAGLAGAAGAPFEVWLEDWRAEAVDATGSDVHLRARDAGLALDLDLKAAKPLITYGDRGLSPKGEEPGNASYYVGYPRLHTRGTIGSGGAPADVEGESWFDHEWSTSALGPQAVGWDWFSLQLSDGREVMLFSIRRQDGTLEPVSGGTLVDPEGRTRHLGAGDFQVEVKSRWQSPESRAVYPLRWDVTIPSTGMRLRVEPWLEDQEMRTSFTYWEGAVRVTGSQGGAPLTGHGYAELTGYARSMRVLF
- a CDS encoding thiamine pyrophosphate-dependent enzyme, with protein sequence MIEEKMLLLVRQGKLSKWFSGIGQEAIATGVVTALEPEDTILPLHRNLGVFTGRDLELGRLFRQLLGKEGGFTKGRDRTFHFGHLEKRIVGMISHLGAMLPVADGLALAARLRGEKRVVAAFSGDGGTSEGDFHEALNLAAVWKLPVLFVIENNQYGLSTPAHEQYACRHLADRGLGYGMPGIVVDGNDLLAVHRAVTRAAERARRGDGPTLLECKTFRMRGHEEASGTDYVPPELVAEWAQKDPVGRYQKFLVAHGVLSTEEVERVRGAHKARIDAAVEEALSAPDPTSAAAEEQKDVFAPSLLEPRPPRPEDEAGAPELRYVDAIRDGLRVAMQRNSDVILLGQDIAEYGGVFKVTEGFVEEFGKARVRNTPIIESAALGAALGLALDGFRPMVEMQFGDFITCGFNQIVNNLAKTHYRWGGRVAVVVRAPVGGGVGAGPFHSQNVESWFTAVAGLKVLAPATPYDAKGLLLAAFEEGNPVLFLEHKALYRSARGAVPEGFYSLPIGQARIARAGRDATVVTYGVGVTWALEAAAALAAEGKELEVVDLRSLMPWDTETTIRSVAKTSRALVLHEAPVTGGFGAEIAATLSREAFEWLDAPVARLGALDTPVPFSRSLERIFSPHGRLLDALRELLAY
- a CDS encoding FtsX-like permease family protein; translated protein: MLTRTLLLTGFRDLRRRPLPTALMILGVALGVAVLVAIDLAIASAGRGFARSAEAVVGRATHQIRGGPRGLPEALYRRLRVEWGVRTCAPVVEGTAIGLDLDRQPLRILGVDPLAEGPFRDHLDGRSLGAGGLAQLLTRPDGVLMGAGMAERYRLTLGSPLRLQVGDRFLTLSVLGLITPGDEAGPQALDGLILMDVGAVQKLLGQVGRLSRIDLSVTAGEAERLAALLPPGVRLAPAHEQSDTVGQLTAAFRLNLTALSLLALVVGMFLIYNTVLFSVVQRRPVIGTLRILGATGGQVFTLILAEAATASAAGTVLGLGLGWVLGQGAVRLVTRTINDLYYVLAVVDAPLTLGVVLEGIGLGVGAGLLAALAPAWEAARVEPVAALRPSTLEGKSRRLLPWVSGAGCLLVLGGAATLAALPRSLLASFGGLFGIVLGLALLAPAATVGLMRVAGPAASALVGPLGRLAAGTVTKAVSRTGVAIAALMVAVSATIGVSLMIASFRSTVQDWLNTTLRADIYVGSPAAGGARNERTLSADVPARVAAVPGVVAVETLRSARVASPQGEVQLAVLDSRRERGRAFYRFTEGDPATTWARLGEGAVIVSEPFAYRRQIPPHGGSLVLNTDAGAHTFPVAGIYYDYASEQGTVLMSRSVYERFWDDRGVSSLAVYVAEGRSADAVADALRAALAGTALQVTPNRSLRTQALKVFDRTFTVTRSLRVLAVVVAFIGVWSALLALQVERTRELATLQVLGLTPGQLWGLTLLETGLMGGAAGLLSLPTGTLLALILVDVINVRSFGWTMRLTLEPGIFVEAVAVSVLAALLAAVYPLRRLQRIPLAAALRQE
- a CDS encoding sulfatase is translated as MLRFHSAAGGWPRAAAALLPVLFGACTRPEPPPSLRLVDLYRPTQVEGRVAEGVLTRARTEWRFDGPSPPEPGRLPLTRGWEAGPGTADLVLGEGRLVGRATDDHPILHLERTSGLEDKDLLHEVQIRLRVSAGNELAFTYRETEKVDLGEVATRVRQLPWRLTSPIIPGAETRTYVLDARRLPAPPSSADIRHLLILPTNARGARFEIESVRLVFRREHLAEVPSGVGWQGLSGIYRETLVSRSPETIRVSLRLPAQPRLELALGTVDDGPVTFRVGLRRPRRAREDTLLERTVTTPQRWEDASLDLSSFAGEEVSLSLSLAAEGKGVLGLWGTPIVRSLGARPPAATNRRLAGPPPQGVILIWADTLRRDHLGVYGYGRATTPILDAVAREGTLFRDCVGQATWTKVATPSLMTSLYPTSHGVKEFSDRLPSAARTIAEVYREAGYATLSFSSIMFTGRFTNLHKGFEVVHEDSSLPDRESSKTAREYVDRLLPWLEAHRDVPFFVFLHVSDPHDPYRPYPPYDSLWADPAWRGEHERQAKEVQKFIADPLLKLFGMPTWAELERARLDPKVWAARDRDWYDGSIRGMDAEIGRLRQRLEALGLAEKTLLVFTGDHGEEFLEHGRTFHGQSAYGELTGVPLILWGPGRVPSGQVVADTVRTIDIMPTLLEISRLPIPAPAQGESLVPLLTLKTPAGGGSLRADGGLLPGRGRPAVSEKASTVDAGGPAPRDTESFAIVSDGWKLIHNTKRHQGDPEFELYRHDQDPLDQADLSAEHPELVARLAHDLQAWQSRAARARLKPDEASAQTMSKEDLERLRSLGYIQ